One region of SAR324 cluster bacterium genomic DNA includes:
- a CDS encoding anti-phage deoxyguanosine triphosphatase: protein MNNSVWEERRSGRSLNRKDDPRTPFERDRARVIHSAAFRRLQSKTQILGTTEGDFHRTRLTHSMEVAQISRGLLLVIERNQPDVQEWLPSSALLETICLSHDMGHPPFGHGGEVALNSILHNHGGFEANGQTLRQLTKLEAHTPEYGLDLTRRSLLGVIKYPVFYEEVCKSTWPKENSTTPRYTWLPPKCIFETEKEILDWLLRPFNSSDRNIFREYLPPNESEHGSSKYLSLDTSLMELADDIAYGVHDLEDAIALKLITREHWQEVEENCDSKWWEAQNIGHLENQLFSSFDASSSLRKQAIGGIVHLLVSSVEIVKHKKFDNPMLDLNAKLPIESSRFISLLKDVVFRHVIQSNSVQLSTYRGHHIVRKLFEIFLQEGSSILPDLFKRKFTISSSEKESARIVGDYIAGMTDSFASRTYEKLFEPGKGSVFDRN, encoded by the coding sequence ATGAATAATTCAGTTTGGGAAGAAAGGCGCTCTGGAAGGTCTTTGAATCGTAAAGACGATCCACGCACCCCGTTTGAGCGAGACCGAGCCAGAGTAATTCACTCTGCCGCCTTTCGTAGATTGCAGTCTAAAACCCAGATTCTTGGAACTACTGAAGGTGATTTTCACAGAACAAGGCTAACACATTCTATGGAGGTTGCTCAAATCAGTAGAGGGTTGCTTTTGGTTATCGAAAGGAATCAACCTGACGTCCAAGAATGGTTACCATCTTCTGCTTTGCTTGAAACGATTTGCCTCTCACATGATATGGGACATCCTCCATTTGGTCATGGTGGTGAGGTTGCTCTCAATTCAATCCTACACAATCACGGTGGTTTTGAGGCAAATGGGCAAACTCTTCGTCAGTTGACAAAACTCGAAGCACATACCCCAGAGTATGGTCTTGATCTTACAAGGAGATCATTACTGGGTGTGATTAAGTATCCGGTTTTTTATGAGGAAGTCTGTAAATCCACTTGGCCCAAAGAGAATTCCACAACACCAAGATATACTTGGCTACCGCCAAAATGTATTTTTGAGACCGAAAAAGAAATTTTAGATTGGTTGCTAAGGCCGTTCAATTCGTCAGATAGAAATATTTTCCGAGAATATCTTCCGCCCAATGAAAGTGAACACGGTTCTTCTAAATACCTTTCTTTGGATACGTCGTTGATGGAATTGGCAGACGATATTGCCTATGGAGTACATGATCTTGAAGACGCAATTGCTCTAAAATTAATAACCAGAGAGCACTGGCAGGAAGTTGAAGAAAATTGTGATTCTAAATGGTGGGAAGCTCAAAATATTGGGCACCTAGAGAATCAACTTTTCTCAAGCTTCGATGCAAGCAGTTCATTGAGGAAACAAGCAATAGGAGGAATTGTACATTTACTGGTCAGTTCTGTGGAAATTGTGAAGCACAAGAAATTTGATAATCCTATGCTGGATCTCAATGCGAAGCTTCCGATAGAATCGTCGAGATTTATTTCCCTCTTGAAAGATGTCGTATTTAGACATGTAATTCAATCAAACAGTGTCCAACTATCGACTTACCGTGGACATCATATTGTCAGAAAACTATTTGAAATTTTTCTGCAAGAGGGGTCATCAATCCTTCCAGATCTGTTTAAGAGAAAGTTTACTATCTCCTCATCGGAAAAAGAGTCTGCAAGGATTGTCGGTGACTATATTGCTGGAATGACAGATTCCTTTGCTAGCAGAACATATGAAAAGCTTTTTGAACCCGGCAAAGGTTCTGTGTTTGACAGAAATTGA
- a CDS encoding cold shock domain-containing protein codes for MQQQGRVKWFNERKGYGFIAQESGEDLFVHFSQVQGKYLKEGDIVEFEIGEGRKGPCAVNVRTI; via the coding sequence ATGCAACAACAAGGACGTGTCAAGTGGTTCAATGAACGTAAGGGTTATGGGTTCATTGCTCAAGAGTCAGGTGAAGATCTGTTTGTTCATTTTTCTCAGGTTCAAGGCAAGTACCTTAAAGAAGGGGACATTGTTGAATTTGAAATTGGCGAGGGCCGTAAGGGGCCATGTGCTGTGAATGTTCGGACGATCTGA